From one Alicyclobacillus acidocaldarius subsp. acidocaldarius Tc-4-1 genomic stretch:
- a CDS encoding copper resistance CopC/CopD family protein — translation MSRMRVRLWASVAMSLAALAVALFVRTPSAAAHAYVVHSSPSPGQSLASSPGRIEVEFDETVQLIPGGLTVTNVDNQRVDLGDGRRNPLHANEVDVDVPKHLPKGLYTVHWQVISADGHMVSGTIPFGIGVNVQSLQLGASEQGYRPGFWMVVDRVLTYGGLALVLGGWVGLRAARRSLPIADNRLGVRWALAGWLALFVGVLFNLPLEAAITWSIHGLTAFAPRYLARTLNFTVFGYLWVIELMLIAVIPAVLAALSTAKPRERLATAMIPMFALPVTFAVQGHAFAEPHPILPVLAMAVHGAAASVWIGGIAQMLALVLQADRIPGPDDERLRKTVRSFGWIAVACVIALWLTGVYSALLHIPTWYALDHTEYGVALLAKLGLVLLVLGFAAMHALTARPRRATYRAWMSLELIFSVGIFVATALLTNLPTADIRPGPVDAVKRVGPYAVHLSITPNRAGSNLFVVQITKGSRPDSAIQQVELSLSSGSATPSAASVPLGARAPGIFSARSLALSGAGAWNAEVQVLTDDFQVLTVDFPIHVGT, via the coding sequence ATGTCGAGAATGCGTGTCCGCCTATGGGCCTCGGTCGCAATGTCGTTGGCTGCGCTGGCTGTGGCCCTGTTCGTTCGCACTCCATCCGCCGCTGCTCACGCGTACGTCGTTCATTCGTCGCCCTCGCCTGGCCAGTCGCTCGCGTCTTCACCCGGGCGGATCGAGGTGGAATTTGACGAAACGGTTCAACTCATCCCCGGCGGCCTGACCGTCACCAATGTCGACAATCAGCGCGTCGATCTCGGCGATGGGCGCCGCAATCCTCTGCATGCCAATGAGGTGGACGTGGACGTGCCAAAACACCTGCCCAAGGGACTTTACACCGTGCACTGGCAGGTGATCTCGGCCGACGGGCACATGGTCTCGGGCACCATCCCGTTCGGCATCGGCGTCAACGTGCAGTCCCTGCAACTCGGCGCGTCCGAGCAAGGGTATCGGCCCGGTTTCTGGATGGTGGTCGATCGCGTCCTGACCTACGGCGGCCTGGCGCTGGTGCTCGGCGGTTGGGTGGGACTGCGCGCGGCAAGGCGATCCCTGCCCATCGCGGACAATCGGCTCGGAGTTCGGTGGGCACTCGCGGGGTGGCTGGCCCTGTTTGTGGGCGTCCTGTTCAACCTGCCGCTCGAGGCGGCCATCACCTGGAGCATTCACGGTCTGACCGCGTTTGCCCCGCGCTATCTCGCGCGGACGCTCAATTTCACGGTCTTCGGTTACCTGTGGGTCATCGAACTGATGCTCATTGCTGTCATCCCGGCGGTTCTCGCCGCGCTGTCGACGGCCAAGCCCAGGGAACGGCTTGCAACAGCCATGATCCCCATGTTCGCTCTGCCGGTGACCTTCGCCGTGCAGGGACACGCCTTCGCGGAACCCCACCCCATCTTGCCCGTCCTCGCGATGGCGGTGCACGGCGCGGCGGCGAGCGTGTGGATCGGCGGGATCGCGCAGATGCTGGCTCTCGTCCTCCAGGCGGACCGAATCCCCGGCCCGGACGATGAGAGATTGCGCAAGACCGTTCGGTCCTTTGGCTGGATCGCGGTGGCATGCGTGATCGCCCTGTGGTTGACAGGTGTGTACTCGGCCCTGCTTCACATTCCGACCTGGTATGCGCTCGATCACACGGAATACGGCGTCGCCCTGCTCGCCAAACTGGGCCTCGTCCTTCTCGTGTTGGGATTCGCCGCGATGCACGCGCTGACCGCGCGCCCCAGACGGGCCACCTATCGCGCGTGGATGAGCCTCGAGCTGATCTTCAGCGTCGGCATTTTCGTGGCCACCGCGCTGCTCACCAACCTGCCCACGGCCGACATCCGCCCCGGTCCGGTCGACGCGGTCAAGCGAGTGGGACCGTATGCCGTCCACCTGTCGATCACGCCCAACCGAGCAGGTTCCAATCTGTTCGTGGTCCAGATCACCAAGGGAAGCCGCCCCGATTCCGCAATCCAGCAGGTCGAACTCTCGCTCTCATCGGGCAGCGCGACTCCAAGCGCGGCGTCCGTCCCACTCGGCGCCAGGGCGCCAGGCATCTTCAGCGCGCGATCGTTGGCGCTCTCAGGTGCAGGCGCTTGGAACGCAGAGGTGCAAGTATTGACCGACGACTTTCAGGTGCTGACCGTCGACTTCCCGATTCACGTCGGAACGTAG
- a CDS encoding YcnI family protein, producing MRTPRWMLSLTGLTAAFAIGAATASAHVVVIADNPTPPAAGGFEQYTMRVPCEKNNPTVKIVLKVPKGVSFVSYEPVPGWKVTENQVNGQTLVTWQATGGGIQPGQFEQFPFLATNPRQPGVIAWDAFQYYRDGSIVAWTGATGSATPHSTTQIVAAGTASEPPANAVQTAPGEESTSSANSFGLGWTTADTMVLASSVVSLLLAVISLVFSLRRDLNRS from the coding sequence ATGAGAACACCTCGATGGATGCTGTCACTCACCGGACTGACCGCCGCCTTCGCCATCGGCGCGGCGACGGCGTCGGCGCACGTGGTCGTGATCGCCGACAACCCCACCCCGCCGGCCGCGGGCGGCTTCGAACAATACACGATGCGCGTGCCGTGCGAAAAGAACAATCCGACGGTCAAGATCGTGCTCAAGGTGCCGAAGGGCGTCTCGTTTGTGTCCTATGAGCCGGTGCCGGGCTGGAAGGTGACAGAAAACCAGGTGAACGGGCAGACGCTGGTCACGTGGCAGGCGACGGGAGGCGGGATTCAACCTGGACAGTTCGAGCAGTTTCCGTTCCTCGCAACGAATCCTCGACAGCCCGGCGTGATCGCCTGGGATGCGTTCCAATACTACCGGGACGGGTCGATCGTGGCCTGGACCGGCGCGACGGGGAGCGCGACGCCCCACTCGACCACGCAGATTGTCGCCGCCGGCACGGCGAGCGAACCCCCTGCGAACGCGGTGCAGACAGCGCCTGGCGAAGAGAGCACCAGCTCGGCGAACAGCTTCGGCTTGGGCTGGACAACGGCCGACACCATGGTCCTGGCCTCCTCGGTGGTTTCCCTGCTGCTCGCCGTCATCTCCCTCGTCTTCAGCCTCCGGCGCGACCTGAACCGCTCCTGA
- a CDS encoding inorganic phosphate transporter, which yields MLVVIVLIVILGLVFDFTNGFHDTANAIATSVSTRALSPRAAVLLAGAMNLIGAMTFTGVAKTIGGKIADPLKIPHGTIVVLCALVAAIFWNLFTWYFGIPSSSSHALIGGLTGAVIGAAGFHAVDLAGFTSIIEALITSPICAFALGFAIMWAFRGVFGWRSPHRVNRVFRVLQCFSAAAQAFMHGTNDSQKTMGVITFALIAGGYQHTMHVPLWVKTLCAIAMGVGTASGGWRIIKTVGSKIIKIEPINGFASDLTSSIIIFGFTLFKLPVSSTHVISSAIMGSGAAKRARGVHWNVAGRILVAWLVTIPMSGLIAAGLTKLALL from the coding sequence ATGCTGGTTGTCATCGTGCTCATTGTGATCTTGGGACTGGTCTTTGACTTTACCAACGGATTTCACGACACCGCAAACGCCATCGCGACCAGCGTCTCCACGCGGGCTCTGTCGCCCAGGGCGGCTGTGTTGCTCGCGGGCGCGATGAATCTGATTGGCGCCATGACCTTCACCGGCGTGGCCAAGACCATCGGCGGCAAGATCGCCGATCCGCTGAAGATCCCGCACGGGACCATCGTCGTGTTGTGTGCACTCGTGGCCGCTATCTTTTGGAATTTATTCACGTGGTATTTTGGCATTCCGAGTTCCTCGTCCCACGCCCTCATCGGCGGGCTGACGGGGGCCGTGATTGGCGCGGCGGGCTTTCACGCGGTCGATCTCGCCGGATTCACCTCGATCATCGAGGCGCTCATCACGTCGCCCATCTGCGCCTTCGCGCTGGGCTTCGCCATCATGTGGGCGTTTCGCGGCGTGTTCGGCTGGAGGTCTCCGCACAGGGTGAACCGCGTGTTTCGTGTGTTACAGTGCTTTTCGGCTGCTGCGCAGGCGTTCATGCACGGCACGAACGATTCGCAGAAGACCATGGGCGTCATCACGTTTGCCCTCATCGCGGGAGGGTATCAGCACACGATGCACGTCCCCTTGTGGGTGAAGACGCTCTGCGCCATCGCGATGGGCGTCGGGACAGCCTCTGGGGGTTGGCGGATCATCAAGACCGTCGGGTCGAAAATCATCAAAATTGAGCCCATCAACGGGTTTGCGTCCGACCTGACGAGTTCCATCATCATCTTCGGTTTCACGTTGTTTAAACTGCCCGTGAGCTCCACGCACGTCATCTCCTCCGCCATCATGGGGTCGGGCGCAGCAAAGCGTGCGCGAGGCGTGCACTGGAATGTGGCGGGACGCATCCTCGTCGCGTGGCTAGTGACGATTCCGATGTCTGGGCTCATCGCGGCGGGGCTCACTAAGTTGGCGCTTCTGTGA
- a CDS encoding DUF47 domain-containing protein — protein MSKRSDQLFAFLVEIAENIAQATETFQRELEQGGDFGALASRMKTYEDKGDELISKLISLLNNTYITPLEREDYVMLATTLDDIIDGIHACSVRFTLYDVTGSTPTMIEFAKDIHRSAKEIQEAIHKLNERKLLQIRDHVKELNVLEKHGDQLLHAALRSLFAESKDAIELIKLKEIYEILESVTDRCEDVADVLESVILKNA, from the coding sequence GTGTCGAAGCGCAGTGATCAACTGTTTGCGTTTCTGGTCGAGATCGCGGAGAACATCGCGCAAGCGACCGAGACGTTCCAGCGGGAGCTGGAGCAGGGAGGCGATTTCGGAGCCCTGGCGAGTCGCATGAAGACGTACGAGGACAAGGGCGACGAACTGATTTCCAAACTCATCTCGCTCCTCAACAATACGTACATCACCCCGCTCGAGCGCGAGGACTATGTCATGCTCGCCACGACGCTCGACGACATCATCGACGGCATCCACGCCTGCAGCGTGCGCTTCACGCTGTATGACGTCACGGGTTCAACGCCGACGATGATCGAGTTCGCGAAGGACATCCATCGCAGTGCCAAGGAGATCCAGGAAGCGATTCACAAGCTGAACGAGCGCAAGCTGCTCCAGATTCGCGATCACGTCAAGGAGTTGAACGTCCTGGAGAAACACGGCGATCAGCTTTTGCACGCCGCGCTTCGGTCGCTCTTCGCCGAGAGCAAGGACGCCATCGAGCTCATCAAGCTCAAGGAGATCTACGAGATCCTGGAGAGCGTGACGGATCGTTGTGAAGATGTGGCGGACGTGCTCGAGTCCGTGATTCTGAAAAACGCCTGA
- a CDS encoding ROK family protein → MKEINKSIVLNRIRFHSPISRSQISSETGLNKATVSALTDELIRDGLVLEVGQGRSRVGRRPIMLLFNASAGSVLGVELGVEYVRVAITDFAARALSVREVPLPRNLGAEEVLERLRASVAQALAEAPESRYGVIGIGVGVPGLVDFARGVVLRAPHLKWENIPLKAMMESWFGKPVLVDNEANAGALGEKLYGAATHVSSLVYISAGTGIGTGIVIGDELIRGADGMAGEFGHMSIDLHGETCPCGNVGCWELYASERALIAVYAKLTGEELDFDGVLARFRASDPAALQAFQTVGRYLGAGAVNLVNGLNPAMMILGNRLAEGGRMVTDAMQQAILSRCLVSPYAKVVVQPSALGRDACAIGSAALVLHDFFAGPRARVTSRATIGR, encoded by the coding sequence ATGAAGGAGATCAACAAGTCGATTGTCTTAAACCGCATTCGGTTCCACAGCCCCATTTCGCGCAGCCAGATTTCGAGCGAGACGGGCCTGAACAAAGCGACGGTGTCCGCGCTCACGGATGAATTGATCCGCGACGGGCTGGTGTTGGAGGTGGGACAGGGGAGATCCCGCGTGGGGCGGCGGCCCATCATGCTGTTGTTCAACGCCAGTGCGGGCAGCGTGCTTGGAGTGGAACTGGGCGTCGAGTACGTCCGCGTGGCCATCACGGACTTCGCCGCGCGGGCGCTCAGCGTGCGTGAGGTGCCGCTTCCGAGAAACCTCGGCGCGGAAGAGGTGCTTGAGCGGTTGCGCGCGTCGGTTGCGCAGGCGCTCGCCGAAGCGCCAGAGAGTCGCTACGGGGTCATCGGCATCGGTGTCGGTGTGCCGGGCCTCGTGGATTTTGCGCGCGGCGTGGTGTTGCGCGCGCCTCACCTCAAGTGGGAGAACATTCCGCTCAAGGCTATGATGGAGAGTTGGTTCGGCAAGCCCGTCCTTGTCGACAACGAGGCCAATGCGGGCGCGCTCGGAGAGAAGCTGTACGGGGCGGCGACGCACGTGTCGAGCCTCGTGTACATTAGTGCCGGGACAGGCATCGGAACAGGGATTGTCATCGGGGACGAGCTCATCCGCGGCGCCGACGGCATGGCCGGCGAGTTTGGCCACATGAGCATCGATTTGCACGGGGAAACCTGCCCGTGCGGCAACGTGGGTTGCTGGGAACTGTACGCCTCGGAACGAGCGCTCATCGCCGTCTACGCCAAGCTGACCGGCGAGGAACTGGACTTCGACGGGGTGTTGGCCCGGTTTCGAGCGTCCGATCCGGCCGCGCTTCAAGCCTTTCAGACAGTCGGGCGGTATCTCGGCGCAGGGGCGGTCAACCTGGTAAATGGCCTCAACCCGGCCATGATGATCCTCGGCAATCGGCTGGCCGAAGGCGGGCGCATGGTGACGGACGCCATGCAGCAGGCCATTCTATCCAGGTGCCTGGTGAGCCCTTATGCCAAGGTGGTGGTGCAGCCTTCCGCGCTCGGCCGGGACGCGTGCGCCATTGGTTCGGCGGCGCTTGTCCTGCACGATTTCTTTGCAGGCCCGCGCGCCAGGGTGACGTCGCGCGCCACCATCGGGAGATGA
- a CDS encoding glycoside hydrolase family 3 N-terminal domain-containing protein has translation MTPVYLDPAQSIEARVDALLADMTLEEKVAQLTSIWAFEVLDDLEFSAEKATALLGQGIGQVTRIGGATNLDPPDVARLANQIQRYLRDHTRLGIPALIHEESCSGYMAKGATCFPQTIGIASTWDVDLARRIGAIIRDQMRAVGARQALAPLLDVARDPRWGRVEETFGEDPYLVAQMGIAYVRGLQGDDLSQGVMATGKHFVGYGASEGGMNWAPAHIPERELREVYLFPFEAAVREAGLGAIMPGYHELDGVPCHDNPGLLRETLRGRWGFQGLVVSDYFAVNQLFEYHQVARDKAEAAALAVRAGVDVELPTRDVYGKPLIEAVARGLVSPAEIDELVRRVLTWKFRLGLFDHPFVDEGAAIAVFDNADQRRVAREAAEKSMVLLKNDGLLPLAPRGTIAVIGPNAHTTRNLVGDYAYPCHIESLLEQSEDNVFQTPLPSGVKHVDEFIPMRTILEAIRQRVGTSAQVVYATGCDILDGDDAEIEEAVALAARADVAVVVVGDRAGLTDACTTGESRDRATLSLIGRQEELVRRVMATGTKTVVVLVSGRPLAIPDIAERANAVLEAWLPGEEGAEAVAAVLFGDVNPSGKLPITIPRSVGQVPIYYGHKPSGGRSHWKGAYVDESNLPLYPFGHGLSYTEFTYRDLALSPHELDVHGEVEVSCVIENVGARAGEEVVQLYARDVAADVTRPVKALCGFARVALAPGEKARVRFRVSAHQFGFYNREMRYVVEPGEIEFMVGASSEDIRLRGMVRIGGVMTEIEHEKVYQSAVGVERI, from the coding sequence GTGACACCCGTGTATCTCGATCCCGCACAGTCCATTGAAGCGCGTGTCGACGCGCTCCTGGCCGATATGACGCTCGAAGAAAAGGTCGCTCAACTCACGTCCATCTGGGCGTTCGAAGTCCTGGATGATCTCGAATTCTCCGCCGAGAAAGCCACAGCCCTGCTCGGGCAGGGCATTGGACAGGTGACCCGTATTGGCGGCGCCACCAATCTGGACCCGCCGGATGTGGCTCGCCTTGCCAACCAGATTCAGCGCTACCTCCGGGATCACACGCGCCTCGGCATTCCGGCGCTGATCCACGAGGAGTCGTGCAGCGGCTACATGGCCAAGGGGGCCACCTGCTTCCCACAGACCATCGGCATCGCGAGCACGTGGGATGTCGATCTCGCCCGCCGCATTGGCGCCATTATCCGCGATCAAATGCGGGCCGTGGGGGCGCGCCAGGCGCTCGCGCCGCTCCTGGATGTGGCCCGGGATCCGCGCTGGGGCCGGGTGGAGGAGACGTTCGGCGAAGATCCGTACCTCGTGGCGCAGATGGGCATCGCGTACGTCCGCGGGCTCCAGGGAGATGACCTGAGCCAGGGCGTGATGGCGACGGGAAAACATTTCGTGGGTTATGGGGCGTCCGAGGGCGGCATGAACTGGGCGCCTGCGCACATTCCGGAGCGCGAGCTGAGAGAGGTGTACCTGTTCCCGTTCGAGGCGGCAGTACGCGAGGCCGGGCTCGGCGCCATCATGCCGGGGTACCACGAGCTCGATGGCGTGCCCTGCCACGACAATCCGGGGCTTTTGCGCGAGACGCTCCGCGGGCGCTGGGGCTTTCAGGGGCTCGTGGTGTCGGACTATTTCGCTGTGAATCAGCTGTTCGAATATCATCAGGTGGCCAGGGACAAGGCGGAGGCCGCGGCGCTCGCCGTGCGCGCCGGGGTGGACGTGGAGTTGCCGACGCGTGACGTGTACGGCAAGCCGCTCATCGAGGCCGTGGCACGAGGGCTCGTCAGCCCGGCCGAGATCGACGAACTCGTCCGCCGGGTGCTCACGTGGAAATTCCGGCTCGGCCTGTTCGATCACCCGTTTGTCGACGAGGGCGCGGCCATCGCCGTCTTCGACAACGCGGATCAGCGCCGGGTGGCGCGCGAGGCGGCGGAGAAGTCGATGGTCCTCCTCAAAAACGACGGGCTTCTGCCCCTCGCGCCCCGAGGCACCATTGCCGTGATCGGGCCGAATGCGCACACGACGCGCAATCTGGTGGGGGACTACGCGTACCCGTGCCACATCGAGTCACTGCTCGAGCAGTCGGAGGACAACGTGTTCCAGACGCCCCTGCCGAGCGGCGTGAAGCACGTCGACGAGTTCATTCCGATGCGGACCATCCTGGAGGCCATCCGCCAGCGCGTGGGCACGAGCGCCCAGGTCGTGTACGCCACGGGCTGTGACATCCTGGACGGGGACGATGCCGAGATCGAGGAGGCGGTGGCGCTCGCGGCGCGGGCGGACGTGGCCGTGGTGGTGGTGGGCGATCGCGCCGGGCTCACGGACGCGTGCACGACAGGGGAATCGCGAGACAGGGCCACGCTCTCGCTCATCGGGCGGCAGGAGGAACTTGTGCGCCGAGTGATGGCGACAGGAACGAAGACAGTCGTGGTACTCGTGAGCGGCCGGCCGCTCGCCATTCCGGACATCGCTGAGCGAGCGAACGCCGTTCTCGAGGCGTGGCTGCCGGGCGAGGAAGGCGCAGAGGCGGTGGCCGCGGTCCTGTTTGGCGACGTGAACCCGTCCGGGAAACTGCCCATCACGATTCCTCGCAGCGTCGGGCAGGTGCCGATTTACTACGGGCATAAGCCCTCGGGGGGCCGGTCGCACTGGAAGGGAGCATATGTAGACGAGAGCAATCTGCCGCTGTATCCGTTTGGGCACGGGCTATCCTATACGGAGTTCACATACCGGGATCTGGCGCTGTCTCCGCATGAGCTTGACGTCCACGGCGAGGTCGAAGTGTCGTGCGTCATCGAGAACGTCGGGGCGCGAGCGGGCGAAGAGGTGGTGCAACTGTACGCGCGCGATGTAGCGGCGGACGTGACGCGGCCGGTGAAGGCACTCTGCGGCTTCGCACGAGTGGCCCTCGCGCCGGGAGAGAAGGCGCGGGTGCGGTTTCGGGTGTCGGCGCACCAGTTCGGCTTTTATAACCGGGAGATGCGGTATGTCGTGGAGCCGGGCGAGATCGAGTTTATGGTGGGGGCGTCGTCGGAGGACATCCGGCTGCGCGGGATGGTGCGGATCGGCGGCGTCATGACGGAGATTGAGCACGAGAAGGTGTACCAGAGTGCGGTGGGCGTCGAGCGGATATGA